TAGAATATACATAGATATACAAGAGCCTGTTCAGGGAAAAACGACAAAAAATCCAACCGTGTGCTCTAAGTTtctgtttaaaccaggggtgtcaaactcattttggtttaggggccgcatacagctttatctgatctcaagagggccacacgagtaaactcattacaagattaaatagaactaataaaagtggactttttgttgatttttatatttaaatgaatttcacttttacacaataaattatgaataacctcagcgtttttaagaaaagcatgtgcaatttcaacaatacttttactcagttaaacatttacttgtgcattatccataagaactgatcaatgtgattgtacaatgttgaaaaacatttattcacattttggaacttaaaaacactgtcctgcatgacaaaatacatcaaacagataaaaaattaagaaattatttaaaatcaattttccacatctgaagctcagtgctaccatctgctgattaaaacacagcgcccctcgtggacaatataggaactgcatattttcaattaaacgaagtacatgtttttttcaataattgttttatcattctcttccttttatctcctctttctttcaccttttgttttttttcttcttgttcttcctttcctctcctactttcccattgtagtgtccatatcatttgagatattccccacatgaatcataataaaactattcacgttcagaaatcaagcggagcactatactgctccacttgtgaaagtcaaatctgatgagctctttttggcattaagacaaatattattattgccacattgccagacaggacactgggaagaaaaaaaagaaaaaaatttttttttttttttttttttataatgataatgcatataGCCACAGGGcaggactaaattgttcggcgggccgtatccggcccgcgggccgtatgtttgacacccctggtttaaacccTTTGCAGAAATCTGTTTTATAGTCCGAGGAAGGAAGAGAAGACCCAAAGATGGAAAGAAGTAAAGGAAGGATGAAAGTACTGCACTGATGTAATCCTCTGTCCTGATATTAATGGATGTGTTTGCTGCTACTGCGGATGCTGATGACAGGAAACACACATTTGATGGTCTGTCTTTCATTTAATCTTAGCGCATCTCTGACACGCAGTGAGCTTCCATCTTTGAAACAATCAGTTATTTAATGCAGTCAGATTCTGACAGAGCTGGATCAGATTTTGAATTAGCTGTTCCAAAAACTGAGAGACGTTCAAACGAGCAGAACATATATGGTCTGAGTTCCTACCTCCTCTTGGCCGTGGCGCTGCCGTCCTGCTCGGCTCGCCTCCACAGGTAGACCAGCAGCCGGTGCTTGAGGGAGTTGATGGTTTTGTCCGTGTAGAGGCGAGGGAAGCCCGTCTGGCTCTCCGCCTGAGCTTCGGTATAAACGGCCGAGAGCGTCAGGAGGTCGTCTTCGTAACAGAAGCGGCCGATCGTCCTCACGTCCAGAAACGTTCCATCAGGGGTCACCTGATGGCGAGGAGGAAGTAGAAGAGACTGAAGCAACAGGTGTGTGTTTAAATACGTACCGTAGCTTTAAactttgtgtgaaaaaaaaaaaaagaatggaccAGAATCTATGCTGGTAACTGGAAGAACAGAAGCTGCACAAAACGCTGGAATGCATCGACTAACATCTTAGGATTTAATACCTTATAGAAAAAGTCTCAGTAAATCTTTGCTCTTTCAGCAGCGTATAAAGTTGCTACAGAGGAATTTTAGGCACCTGTTCCTACAGCTCATGGTTTGAAgacattgttttaaatgttaaaagtccCACCCCAGTACTTTCTTTTGCTATTGTGTTACAGGGAGATTTTCAAAGCTGGGGATGTTGTTGTAGAATCTGaccctgctgtaaactggaccagaaccagtagcagccagagtctgtaccCAATAAAGTCTGTACCCAGTAaagttaatctaatctaatctaatctaatctaatctaatctaatcaaaTCTAATCTAAACCTCCATGTCCCGTCTGCTGGGGTCCTTGGTCTCCAtggatgttctctgatgttctccatTTACTAACCAGTTGACTTTAGAGAGCAAagttgcactggatttcatttaaGGGGATAATATTAGGGGGGttaatataaatgcatgccgcacttttcagattttttgcttCACTGTTCACATTCTTGCCATTTCATATAACATCAGAACAGAATACACTGAAGATgctggttgtaacatgacaaaatgttacAGATCATTAGGGGTATGTATACTTTTGCAGGACGCTGTGAATATTCTGTCAGCCTCcagcagaaacaaagatttGCCCAAAATGACGCAGTTTCCACATGAAGGCAAAGTTCAGCATCCAGAAAAAGCAGCTGCAACGCTGCCTTAAAGACCTGAAACATGTTGCAGGTTTAATTCTGGTTTATTTGTCTTCTACTCAAAGATTTGAGTAGAAGAAAAAAGCTAAACCGGGTGGTCGGCTCACCTGAAACACGTGGATGGTCTGCTGCTGGACTGACAGCACAGCCAGGATGTTCCTGTAGAGGTAGAGGCCCTGGTTGTGAGACAGGATGATCTTATCACACTTGAAGGACCTGGTGTCACACAGCCTGCCGGTGTGGAGGTCGATGATGTGGAGCGAGTAGTCTTCCAGAGGGGACCGAGGGTTGGGGGTCACAGACTCGTTGTTGCGATACACCTGGCCGGATGTCGCACGTCAGTGAAAGCTCTGAGCTCAGCTGCTTTTTTCGCTAAAACCGAAGGTCGTTACCTCGAAGAAGTACGGCGGCGGATCGTCGGGGACGTAGACGGCCGAGCCGACGATGACGTATCTGCAGTCGTCTGTGAAGAGGCTACACTCGCGGTTGAGGTGCTCGCCGTTTGAGGCCACATTGGTGACGTGGAGCAGAGAGAAGAAGCGCTCGAACAGGCGGCCCCGGATGTTGAGGGAGCGCTGGTCGTTGGCTGTTGAAAGGGTCTCGCCGTCTTGGCCTCTCAGGAGGTCCTGAGCTGCCTGACAGCCTTGGTATTCGTAGATCTGATGGaggcaagaaaaataaaatgtgccgAATCGTTTTCAGTAGAGAGACAGAAATAATTCAGGGCGGCAGGTTAAAGGCGTCTGATGTTACCTCCAGGGACGTCTGGTCAAAGGAGAAGGCGATGAAGTAGCGTCCATCTGGAGAGAACTTCCTGAGGAAGCAGGGCGGCTTCTCCACGTTCACCACGGTGAAGTTAGGGAACAGGTTCTGGTGGAAGCAGCGCACTCGGTACCAGTGAGCTCCGGGTCGACCTGAGCAGATCCTCCGTCTCTCTAGACGATGGACCacgttctggttctggatccGTCTGGGCTTCAGGGTCGGGATGTCGTCGTCCATCGCAGCGATCAGAGGAGAGCTTCAAGCATGCTTCAGTCGTTACGGCCGATGTGAAAATGGCTCAGCGCCGTCAGGTCTGCTGTGGAAAGATAAGAACCAGGGTGCTGCTTTCAGACAGTTTTTGGAGacgggatggatggatggatggatggatggatggatggatggatggatggacggatggatggatggatggatggatggatggatggatggatggacggacggatggatggatcgaGGGAttatcaatggatggatggatggagagattttcggatggatggatggatggatggatggagattttcagatggatggagagattgatggatggatggatggatggatggatggatggatggatggatggacggacggatggatggatcgaGGGAttatcaatggatggatggatggagagattttcggatggatggatggatggatggatggatggatggagattttcagatggatggagagattgatggatggatggatggatggatggatggatggatggatggagagattttcggatggatggatggatggatggatggatggatggagagattttcggatggatggagagattgatggatggattgatggatggatggatggatggatggatggatgatcaatggctggatggatggatggatggatggatggagagattgTTGGATGGATGTAGAGattgttggatggatggatggatggatggatggatcaatgaatggatggatggatggatggatggatcaatgaatggatggatggatggatggatggatcaatggatggatggatggatggatcaatggctggatggatggagaatcaatggatggatggatggatggatggagaatcaatggatggatggatggatggagaatcaatggatggatggttgatctTTTAAGACCTGtcttaaattcaaaataaacttcattttaacatatttgacaataatttattttacatttgtaacctgtGAAAAAAGCCACGTAACCCTTTTTCTCACCATCTtccattaaatcagactaaaatgtattgttttgtgtCCGTTATGATTACCGAAATTAAATTGCTAAAGGGCAAAATAACGAGGGAGTGAATATCTTAGATCTGAGATGCAGTTAACCTCCTTAGAAAAGGTCTGATGATTTAAGCTCAAACACGGcgcttccttgtgtgacattaTGGGAAAACCTAAAGACAGCAACCAACATATCAGGGGGAGAATCGTGGATCTCCAGATGTCTGGTACACTCTTTGGTACCAGTTCTAGATTCCTGACAGTTATTCTGTTCAAGCAGAACAGAAGTCTAAACAGCACATCGTATCATTCAAGGAGGAGTcgggttctgtgtcccagagattAACAGGTTTGCAAAAATCACTTCAAGAAGAAAGGCAAAAACCTTGTGAAGAGTCATTGTCTCAGTGAAACACGTCATCGCTCCaaatgcaacataaaaagccagattacagttCCTAACTTACTCAAGGATGGAATATTAGATTTTGTGGAGACATCCTGAGgtgtgaagaaaataaaatgtaagtgTTTTACCATTCTTACATTTAGAGGAATAAAGGGGGAGGTTGCAATCCTGAGAACACCATCGTAACTGTGAAGCacgggggtggcagcatcatgctgtggggatgtttgatgcagatataatgcactttacTGAACATATGGCATCATCAGAAAAGAACATTaagtataaatattaaagcaacaTCTCAGGACTTCAGCCAAGAAGTTAAACTGGTCTTCAACTGGACGGTGACCCTTAGTGTACCAACAAATTAGTTAGAGtggctccagctcagctcaAAAATACTTAACTAATCCCAAAGGAGGATTAAATGTTGCTGTTGCTCCTATTATGCAGGTTTCTTTAAAGAcctgttgtagatgctgatggctgtaGGCAGGAAGCGTCTCCTGTAGAGGTTTGTCTGAGCGGAGCTGAAGAAGCCTCCGACTGAAGATGCTGTGCAAcaatctgatgaagaggaggctcGGGGTTAATGTTCTTCAGAATCCTTCTTGACACAATCATCTTCCACAGGTTCTAAAagagtccccagaacagaagCAGCTTTCTTTTGATCGGCTTGTTGAGCGTTTTGAAGCcactggctctgatgctgctgccccaacagaCGATGGCAGAAGAGATCCTACTCTCAACAGCAGACCtgtagaagatctgcagcatgtCTGCTCTGTCCCATCTTGTAGACGGCAGCGAGGTATTTATACAATGCCTCCACTTCCTCCCCCTTGACAGAAATATTGCTTGAcccattcatgttttttttattccctatTAAGACAAGATAATCGTTTTCACACCATGCCAAAAGTAGTCCTCCATCCTCCTTCACTGAGTTTCCTctcatctgagtatttctggaCATGACAGGAGTCTGTCTGTTActggaagtctgaggtgtaCAGAGTGAAAAGGAACTATAAGAGTACCGTCTCCTGCGGTGCTCCTCCACTGCCGACCACCTGGTTAGactcacaaactgtggtctgtttggCAGGTAGTCCCTGATCCTTAAGGAATATGGAttcaatgttttggagtggaAATCAGAAAGCACTGCACTTACTTCCATAAGACATTTGTAGGCAGAgcagaaagtgtgtgtgagccaAGCAGCCTGCAGATGTGGCCCAGTTACACCGGTTCTGTCTgcaggaatgggccaaaatgcCTCTAATCTATGGGGAGAAGCTCGTGGAAAAATCCCCAAAACATCTGACCAAAACCATTCAGCATAAAGGATTCTAACAAATACTGATGCTATGCATGTAAACTTTTCAATTTAAAGAGAGATTTATCATTCTTAAAAACGGTCTAATTTTCTTGGCAttttaaaagaataatttttgatctgacagaaaatggaagtttagtctgatttaatgccaCAGTCAAAAGAAGAGGTGTGCCAAGATGAttcacaaataaacataataaaacaacacaggAGCGATGtttcataaaacagttaaaagagACCGAAGTTCATAGCAGTGAATAAAACAAGGATCTGACTCTTGTATCAACATCTTGggtaaaaatgacaaaactcTGAATTGGAAATACGTGGTTTAGACCAGAGAGTGGGATAAAAACTACAGTTTTGTGAAGCCTTAAAggctaaaataaaagtaaacaaatatGTCGCATCTTCAATAATCTAAAAGAAACAGAGCTGGCTGCAGGGCACTGTGGGTGCATCATCATGTAAGgactacagctcctcttccttaATTCATCTGTCAGTAAGGCTTAATATTAAGTCTAAGCTCTCAGTATAGTCACAAGCCATcctgtaatttaaaaataaacatagcgCATCATCATTTTACCATCTAATATCTGCCAGAAGGAACTAACCCTGTCCTGCTGTCCTCGAAGTTCAGAGGTTTTTACAGACAACGGGGTTAAACTTCGATTAAAACTTACAGTTAATTATCTCGTTTCTCGCTCTTCCGCATCCGGTTCCGCTTAAACTGAAGCATCCGGCGTCACGTATCTCACACAGTCCAAAAGTAAGTGAAAATGTAGCGATTATATTCCATAGTTCTCCAAACACACCGAGCGaatgaggagctgctgctcgGTTTGTTGTTAAGGAAGTGGACCGGAAACGCAGAAGAAGAGGGCGGGACACAGCGACACCACATTTGGGTTCAGGCAGAAAGTGGTATTACAGCCTCCCAACGCAGGCGAGTTCAATGAACTccaaacaaaaatataacataTAAGGTCACTGTGCAACACAAAGCCATTGCTCATTAAAGTTAATAACCTCAATAAACGTTTTTGATGTTCATTAATCTATATAAAACCTTGAACAACAACTTTAATTGCAAAATAACAAGAGCAAGCAAAAAGTAGTATACTTGAAGTCTATTTTATTCAGTACACTTAAGTATAAGTATAACCCTCAGTCTTAGAATTAATGTACTAAGTCTTATACTTCTGTTTATACCTTTAGGTATAAGTCAAGTATACTTCATTATACTATTGTTAAGTATCAAACATTGTTTATAAAATTAAACTTGAAGGACACAACCTAATTTTAAGTATGAAATAATTAAACAGGCAGTACACTTgaataaactacttttttaAGGGAAAATTTTGTAATCAGCGGTTGTTCTTGGATAAAAGGCACAATGGGTGTGTGTCCCCTTCTCCTcctgattatatatttttaagaaattataataaagctttcATAAAACAAAGCCATTTGCGAAAGAACCTGTCACCAATGATGAAAAATTAAGCCCAGGATGGACCTACGTATCATAATTGTCTCATTCTAAGGTAGTGCTGATGCTAAACAAGCAAAGAAAAtgtgcattgtttgtttttacaagtagAATAACTACTTGTGAAACTActctaaatgtattttaaagaaaCTTTGCTCTCGTCTAGCTCAGGTCCAACCAGTTgactattttatattttgaacCAGAGATAATTAACAATAATCTGAACATCCTAAAAAAGAGCTTTAGCACTTTAGCTAAGTGCTAAATAGGAACCTACGAATCGGATAGCAACTTCAGCTCTGTAGCCCCTAAACTAGACCAAGACTACTTCCACATTTCCTACATCCCTTGAGACTACAAAGTACACACCAAAGTGTACATAATTTCTAAAACAGCGGATTTTGCATATGTCACCTTTAATACACAGCATGAATGTTTCAATCCTTCTTAGAAAAATTATAgactgcacagtggcgcagtagcgctgttgccttgcagcaagatgggtttgagtcctacccttgcctcggtctttctgcatggagtttgcatgttctctctgtgttctctccgggtactccagcttcctcccgcagtccaaaaacatgactgttaggttaattggcctctctaaattctccttaggtgtgtgagtgaatggttgtttatctttttgtctctgtttgcctgcgatagactggtgacctgtccagggtgaactcCGCCTCTCTTCCAttcacagctggagataggaaccagcacccCTCGATAAGcgggttggaaaatggatggatggatggatggatggatggatggatggatggatggatggatggatgtatggatggatggatggatggcaggGACATTTATTTCTTTGACACCCTTCAAACCAATGCTGGTCCAAGGTTGGATGGGGCCATAAGCAGAATTTGGGGCCCCTCTTCCAATTAAAAATCCTTCTAGTTTAAGCAAAAGACTTAGTAACATTGGGATTTCCAATCAGTTTTTACCATAGTTGTTGAATGTACTGgtatgtaaacatttgttttcccCTCCCCCATGCTGCTTTTTTAGCACCTTCAGGCTAACATTGTGAATAAAAAATTGTTGTTAATGTTTTGCCTTGTGAAATAAAGGatgtattatcattattattattagaacaTGCCCACCACTAACAGTGTTTCAACACAAATTTGGCGGAAACTGCGAGAGAGTGCCAAGTTTAATTGCCCTAGCTGAAAACAATCAGAAACAATTGGTAATTATTTGCTGCAATGTATCTGTGATCAAACCAAGCTGATGGAAAAATTAGACTTGTAGCATTAGATCGTAACTAACAAAACGATGAACAGTATTATTTggacttttaaaaagtaaactaGTTAATTCCTTTAAATCTTGAATTTAGTTTTAAGCAGTTTAAAAGCTTGTAATGTTCAATGCTGAAAccaccaaaaaatatatatacaatccttattctaaataaatataaatgttttttcctgttttaaacctCAGACATTTAATTTGGTGCCCATGATGTCATGCAGCCTGCCTCATGTGATGACATTTTTTGAGCTGGCTGCTGCACTCTGCTAATTAGTGGAGCAGTTTCACCTGCGCTGTTCTAATTATTTCAGCACGAGTGTCACCTGCCACTCTGCCAATATAAGCTTGCTTCTCAAAGCCAGTCAGTGCCAGACTGCCTCCTTTGCCATGTGTGAGCTGCCTGCTCTGACCAGTTTcttcctgtgtggattctctgcTTGCCGTGCCCCACTGGTTACCTCGTTGGCTTCTGAATCTGATTACTGGACTGTTTTTGATTCCTGCTTTGGACTGTTTAGCCCGTCATCAGTCCTGCCTGTTACATGCTCACTTTGAGtctttaattgtttaattgtgTTATAACAATAAATCTTTCAGGTTCAACACCGTGTCTGGCAGAGTTACCAGGTTCGCCGCTTCGTCTAGTTGAACCAGCAAGTTCACCCTGTAATCAGGCTGCAAGGTGCTAAGAAAAGTCTCCAAAAACTCTAAAATGTCATCATGTGACCTACTGTAGGTTCTTCTTACTGTTAGGAAAGTGTATgtactcgatgcaatctgctgggttttcttgaccaacctgtctggatgatttgactttgtaaagagccttgagattaCGTGTTGAGAattgaattgccgctatataaataaaattttattgaattgtatTTCTGTACAGTTGGAGACTGAAGAACTGTTATTTACCTGGGAGGAGTGCAAAAAAGAAACCTTCCCTGTCTAAGAAAACATGAAGACCCGATGGAAATTTGCCAGAGGGAATCTAGAGATAGACCAGGACTTCTGGAATAATTTTCTTTAGACAGATTAGtctaaatgtaatattttggaCTCCAGAACAGAGGACATATTTGACATTAACCTTTGCAGGAAAGGAGCCTCCTaccaactgtgaagcatggaggtggaagtCTCATTGTAAAGCTTTGCTGCAGCGGGACCTGTCCAGCTCAACATCATAAAAAACACCATCAATTTTACTGAGTTTTCAGAGGGAGCTTAAGGAAAATATGAGAtcatatgaaaataaattaaagctgaagcagaacAGGACCCTACAACACAACAATTACCTGTTGATCCACTAAGGACTGGCCGAAATGGAAAGTCCTGGGCCGAGTCAAGGCTCAGATTTTGATCTAGAGGTGCTGTAGAATGACTTGAAATGGGCTGAACACGGAAGAAAACCActcaaacatctcacagctgGAAGTGAGGAGTGGGATAAACCTTCCTCAGATCATTATCAGAGATGATGAAGTTTTCTTTAATAAGTAAAAACGTTATTGTTGTTTtctagaggtgaaaaaaaatggcTGTAAATTATTTGATTTCCAAGGCAGCTGGCACGTCTGGAACAAGCCCTAGAGGAGACCACAGGAGAAGTAAATGTGATGGAGCAGTCGTGAGAGAGTTATTCAGTCAACATCCAGTTCTCATCTCCAGAGGTGATCAAAACATAGACGGACCGGTAAATCcagagctttgtttttttatgtacctCTATAGACCTAAACTGCACCCGTATTACAGCAGATGAGCCCCCAAACTATCGGATGCTCCATCCCACAATCACTCATGAATTGGACCGTATGATGCTGAAACTCTTCAGGAAGGTTATAATCCTCCCCCCCCAGTTTGGAACAATGGCCTCAAACTTAGAGCATCTAACTCTGATCTTGGCCACTTCAGTCATTTCTTTGCTCTGAATTTAATATGCGCCATGGTCACATGATCATTCAGGTCCCAACCTCCTTCATACACCCACTGACTGCACAGTTTGGCCAGtgagtgtttttattgtttctttaacCGGAGAGCAGATGTGGGTAGAGTAGCTGCATCCAAAGTAAATGTTGCGTAAAAATTTAGGATTCCCTATATTTGACATTGacagctaaaataaaacaaatgagaataaaaatgaaaaaaaaagaacaactgaTCAATTGTGTGTCTCTGGGGATCCCAGTGCATGATTTTATGATATGATTATGATTGTAATAGGATTCAGAGTGAGGGAAAACCTCATcgtggccaaaaaaaaaaaaaaaaattagggcAAATGTACACCTGCTGATCTCACTGAGGTACCAATTTACTGATCAGTGGGTGGGTTAGCAGGTGAGGAGCACGAGTGGCCCAGAAAACTTTCAATATGATTATAATTGCTTGAGTAAAATtggcagaaaaagaaagaaggggggggggggacaaatcAAAAACCAACAAGCTGGCTTTGGTACAGTATAGGGAGAGTGTACATGACGGTCTGGTTTGTTTAGCGAAATTGATTTAACTGATTTGTTTATTAAAGCATGCAACATATGCGAACCCGAGGCGACCTGTGTTTTGCTCCCTATAATGGCAGATAATTAAATTATGATTATGCTCCTTCTGTGGAGCATGTTCTCACAGACAGGGAACATTgaaaaagaagggggggggggagtacaTCGCTCTTGGACGGCCGCTAATGGTTCTTTGCGCAATTATCTCTGACCAAAGAGTCTCGATTAAATGTCGTAATTTTCCATAAAAGCACATGTATCGGGCATAAAAGGCTAGcttgaaaagaaaaacgaaGAAATGAATGGAGAGAAGAATGTGAAATTATCCACTTTAAAATCTAATGGCATTTTCCTTTTCATCTGCGGCTGATTAAACCTCCGCTGTAAGACGTGGACGCGCGCGTCTCCACTTATCGCTTGCGTTCACGCGCGTCTCAGCGGCGCAGGTGGGCTGCGTGCGTGCACGCGTACGGGCAGGTGTGTGTGCTGGCCAGCGGAATCACAGAGGGTGAGAATCGTGCACTATCCTCCGATAGTTCTGCGGCTATTTTCCCTCTAATAAGCCGCTCTGCACGCTGGACGCTCGCCTTGGCTTTTAGCATCAGCCCGAGGAGAGGGTGGCACGGGAGTGTTTTTGAACACTTTTTAGTCTTTCTTCAAAAAGACACAGCCCCCTTTTTGCTGAGTCGTTTTATTCTCCTCCTTGTGGGCTATTCACGGCCCAAAATGCATGCTGTCCATTCTTCCTGGCCCTGTTCACACCTCTTTTGCAGGTGAAACGCATTTTCCTCTTGACTGCAGGCTCTTAGGTGCAACCATCTTTCCCCAAAATGGAGACGCTGGAAAACTTTTAAGTTGCTCCTTTCTCAGCAGCCAGAGGGAAGAAATGCAGGAAAGCcatatttaaaagtttaaaggaGAAAGGCCAGAATGTTTTGGAAAAGTAAATAATGGCGTTGAACATAGAACAAGCTCTACAATTGCcgttattatcatcattataacttttttttttccagttgtaaaagagcatttgcattAAATGATGGACAATATAGAGTGAAGCTCccatatagaaaaaaatgcacTTAGAAAAGGTTATTCAAAGCTTGGGAAGCAAATCGAAACGCATTGTTTTACCAGTTCCATCTTCCCCCATCTTTTCATCACAGACAGTTGTGTTTGGCAtttaacaaaagcttttaacttTTCCATCCAGCGTAATTTCAGTGCACAATAGGACATTTTCAGACTGTAACTTTCCAATCCGTATGCACCTGAACTTTTCACGTCTTTTTGTGACAGTGGaagatttctgctttttacGGGAAAAATTACTGTGATCACAAATGCATTATGGTCCGCTGGGTTCGCCTGCAGCCTCCCGGGTGCCAGGATGAGAGGGCAGAGACAAGGGGGACGAGAAGATGCAGCTTTTTGTGTTTCAACCAGGCATGGACCACCAGGCCTTTCTATTGCCAGTCCTTCTCTGCATGTCAGTGAATTAGAGAAACAGACTGAAGCAAGGAAGCAATAAGTTTCTATTATATTTAATTGGATTTCACTTTTTAGACATCAGGTCATCACTTTGAGGTTTAAGATTTCTTCTGAACGACCCGCAGCCTCACAATCTAATTTTGCACACTATACAAAATcgctgtaaataaatatttctgtaaatataAAAGCCATTCTACGATGATATACCGGCAAATGCCGAAATTGTTTTCCCCAAATttgcatctaaagacattttTGGGAGCCTAACGTGTAATTAACCAGAAACCAAAATAGtgggtaaataaaaatatatagaagTCATTTTTGATTTCCAACTTCCAtgg
This genomic stretch from Fundulus heteroclitus isolate FHET01 chromosome 2, MU-UCD_Fhet_4.1, whole genome shotgun sequence harbors:
- the det1 gene encoding DET1 homolog, which gives rise to MDDDIPTLKPRRIQNQNVVHRLERRRICSGRPGAHWYRVRCFHQNLFPNFTVVNVEKPPCFLRKFSPDGRYFIAFSFDQTSLEIYEYQGCQAAQDLLRGQDGETLSTANDQRSLNIRGRLFERFFSLLHVTNVASNGEHLNRECSLFTDDCRYVIVGSAVYVPDDPPPYFFEVYRNNESVTPNPRSPLEDYSLHIIDLHTGRLCDTRSFKCDKIILSHNQGLYLYRNILAVLSVQQQTIHVFQVTPDGTFLDVRTIGRFCYEDDLLTLSAVYTEAQAESQTGFPRLYTDKTINSLKHRLLVYLWRRAEQDGSATAKRRFFQFFDQLRRLRMWKMQLLDEHHLFIKYTSEDVVTLRVTDPSQPSFFVVYNMVSTEVLAVFENTSDQLLELFENFCDLYRNATLHSQAVQFPCSASSNNYARQVQRRFKDTIVNAKYGGHTEAVRRLLGQLPISAQSYSSSPYLDLSLFSYDDKWVSVMERPKTCGDHPIRFYARDSGLLKFKIQAGLLGRPVNHAVRRLVAFTFHPFEPFAISVQRTNAEYVVNFHMRHVSA